The genomic window GCTGTTGTAGAATACACAATATACTTTAAAGCAATTTCAAAATTAGTATATCCTAATGCTTTTAGTGTTCCTATCTCACCACGTTTTTCGTCAACCATGCGAGTCATCGTAGTTAGCGAGATAAGAGCTGCAATCATGAAAAAGAATACAGGAAACACTGTCGCAATAGAAGAAATCCGATCTGCATTATCTTGAAACTCAGAATAAGAGGGATTATCATCTCTTGAAAAATAATGATATGTCGGTTCTTTTAAATTCTCCACTTTTTTTTGACTTGTTGCGAGTTCTTCTTTAGACTCTTTGATTTTTTGCTGTTCTTCTTCTATTTTTTTCTTTTCTGCTTCTAACGTTTTGCTTACCTCTTGTAGTGTTTGTTCTTGAACAGCATCAACTGGCATTCCTTGTTGTTTTGCTGATTCTAGCAATTGTTTATTTTTATTTAATTCTTTTTCTTTTTCAGAGAGTCGTGTTTGACCATCAGATAATTGCTTTTCACCATCTGCTATTTTAGCTTTAGCATCATCTAGTTTTTCATTTGCTTCTTTTTTCATCTCGTCTAATTGTTCAGATGGACGATTTTTTAAAGTTTGCTTCAAACTTTTAATGTCTTTATCGTATGCTAAATCATATGCTTTACTATAACTTTCTAATTTAGCTGTATCTTTATATTGAATATACGCTTCTGTATAAACAGGAAGGTTAAACACGTCTTCTTTGATATAGCCAAAGTAATCAACGGTCCCTTTACCTACTGTCGTATATCCTCTCGAAACGTTATCTATATAAATTGGGCTCTTGATGAATCCCACAATTTTAAATTTATCTCTTGATACACTATCTGAATCATCTTTTTGAATCGAAATTATGTCACCAATTTTGTAAATTTGATTGTCTAAAACCTGTGTATCTAGTGCAATTTCATCTTCTTTTTCAGGTAACTTACCTTCTACTAAAACAGGTAAATTCAACTCATTTTTATCTGAAGAGTAGGACATTAGTTTTAATACATGATTATTCTCTTCAGTTAAAACATCTAAACTATAAGACGGTTCAACTATGTTAACCTTACTATCCCCTTTGATTAAATCGATGTCTTTATCTTCTAAACCTGTTGTTGAAACAAGTTTCGTATCCATCAATTTGTTGTCTTTATAGTAAGTATCAGCTGTATGTAACATATCGGGGCCTGTTGCTTTTATCCCAGCATAAAACCCAACACCTAACATGATGATCAGTAGTATCGAAATAAATCTTGCTTTTGATTGATAAATTTCTCGAAAGGTGGACGTCCATAATGCTTTTTTCTTTTTCATTTACTTGAACCCCCCTACCATTCTAATTCACTAGCTTTTACTGGATGTTCATTTTTCTCCACACTTCTCACTTGTGCATCATTGATACGAATCACTCTGTCAGCCATTTTTGAAATTTCAGAATTATGGGTAATCACAATCACTGTTGTTCCATATTTTCGACATGTTTCTTCTAAAATTGCTAAAACATGTTTCCCTGTCTCAAAGTCAAGTGCCCCTGTTGGCTCGTCACATAATAATAATTTTGGATTTTTAGCTAACGCCCTAGCAATCGCCACACGTTGCTGTTCACCTCCAGATAGTTGGGCTGGAAAATTATTTTTTCGATGCCCCAGTTGAACCATATCCAGCACACTATCCACATTTAATGCCTTTGGTGATACTTGTGAAGCCAACTCAACATTTTCCTTAGCTGTCAGATTTGGTACTAAATTATAAAACTGAAAAACAAAACCAACATCTAACCGACGATATTTTGTCAGTTCTTTTGAAGTAAATGCTGCAATATTTGTTCCATCTATTATGACATGCCCTTCATCACAACTATCCATACCACCTAATATATTTAAAACGGTTGATTTACCAGCCCCACTAGGTCCTAAAATTACGACAAATTCACCTTTTTCAACTGAAATATTAATGTCATTATTTGCAACAATCACATTATCTCCCATTTTATAGCGTTTATACACATTTTTTAACTCGACATAACTCATAAAATCACTCCTTCTTATCTCATGAATCATTATAACAAAAGATAGTTTATTTAAACATCGATAACATTTGACGTTTGAGAACGCTTGTTCTTTTACTGAGAGTATCGTATAATAACAGTCGATTATAAAATAAGGGGTATTGTATGTCTACGAAAAATAAGCAAAAAAAATCATCACCAATTCAATATATTATTGGGTTAGCCGTCTGTATTATATTGGTTATAGCAGGAGTAAAATCACCTGATGCACTCCTTGATTTTTTACCATTTGATAACAAGGAATCATCACCAAAAACAAGCGAAACAATAAAGAAAGATAATCCAGGTCCAATTGAACACGGAAAATCTCGTTTCACTGCTAATGAATTGAGAGATAGTTCAAAAGGGTGGATTGAATATGGAAAATTAGATAAACTTGGTAGACCAACAACAGCGAATGCATTAATCAAACCAAACATGATTAATACTGGAACATCTGCCAACCAAAGTATTCGCCCACCTGGTTTTATTTCAGGTTTAGAACCACATAATCATTCACGCGGTCATTTAATTGGGAGACAACTAGGTGGAACGGGGGACAAATTAGAAAACTTAGTGACTCTATATCAAAATCCTGTAAACACACCTTTTATGACAAAGTACGAAAATATGGTGAGAAAAGCAGCGGATGAGGGTGAAACAATTCGCTACCGAGTTAAACCTGTATATAATGGTAATGAAGATATGCCTGTTGCCATTGATATCGAAGGAAAAGGACTAAGTAAACAGTCAACGATTGATTTTTATGTCACAATAGAAAACAAACAGTAAAGGAGTATTCAAATGATTACCTTTCACGAAATCGCTAGTCAAATAACTAATCATTCACCTAACTATTTTTTAGAGATAGTTATTACAAAACACCTGCAAGATTTAACTGACTACTTTATTTTTTCATCCGAAAAGATAAAGCAGCAATTTTATCAAACGCTTGAATTTTTAGCAGATGATGGTATTTGGACACAAGAAGAATTACAAGAGTATACATTTATTGCTCAAACGATTGATAATGACTATGTTTTAGCAACAGATAGCAAAACTTTAGTTATCCCATATTCTTGTTTTAAATCTGATAGTGAAAATTTTGATTTAACAATAGCGGCGTTTTTTTCATCTGTAGAGCAAGGAACGCTAAATTCAAACATTATAGCAAAAATAGACTAAAAGGAACATTCCTTCTAGTCTATTTTTTTATAATGTCTATTTCACCAGTATCTGTTTCTATTTCAAATGGCTTTCCTTTATCAATATCTGCACTATTTTTGAAATCATTACGAACATTTTTATTACCAGATTTAACTAAAAAGCCTGGAGCTTTATTATCTTCATCCGCATATTGAACCCATTTTACTAATCCTGATTCACTCTTTATGCTTCCTTTTATGGGCATATGTTGGGTTATAATAACTGGCCCTTGACCATTGACTACATCCAACGTCCCCTCATTTTCTCTTAAAATAATTTTTCCATTTTTAATATTCAGTCGTGTATGGCCAATTTGATTTTCAACCACTAAAGTATTATTATCACTTGTGATATCAACTTCATCCAGTGAGGTATCTGTCATAATTAGTTTTCCACTATTATTTACGACATTGGCTTTATCACCATTAATGTTGAGTAAGTTAGTAAACCCTGTTTGCGTTTTGACTGTCATGTTACCTACACCATTTTTAATAATACTTTTTCCTTTTTCGTTATTCACTTCAATTGGTGTATCAAAATTATTAACTAATAAATCCGCTTTTTCACTTACCACTCTGAGATGTTGACTATCAATATCTTCTAACACAATATCACCTGTTTTAACCGCTATATCAAAATGTCTAGCAAAAATATCTCTAGCCTGAATATCCGCATCCTCAAAATCCAGCACTAGATTTTTTTCCGTTGATTTTGGAATACTTAACGATACATCTAATTCACCCATTGCAGTAAATAAAGACATCGGTGTTTTTTGTCCTAAATCAATCATCATCTCTTTATTGTCTATCAATTCTTTTAAGTCTTCTTTACTATCTTTGGTCATTCTCCCTTTTAGCTTTATACTAGGATATGTACTGCTTGTTTGCTCAATCGTTAAATTAATCGGAAAATCACCTGTTAATGTCAGCGATTCTAATGAGTTTTGATTTAGTTGAATACTTTCATCAACCACTTCTCCCTTATAAAAGAATAATTTATAGTGGATGCTATATATTATAAAAAACGATATAATTACGAAAATAAGAGTAAAAAAAGACATGCGTTTCGTTGATTTATGGTTTATATCTCTTAACAAACCTAAACCAAAAAGAGAATTACCAAATATAAGAGCAATGAGGATGCTAAAATGATCATACTTTATTAAATTCCAAATGAAACACACGAAACTAAAGACAATTAATAATACAAATATCACTTTTAATGCAACGAAACCCACACGTTTCAATCGGGATACCTGTTTATATAGTTTATCTTTTTTCCCTTGTAATGCAACGGCTTGTACTTCTTCAATCCCAATAATGTCTGTTTCATATTGCATTGCTTTATTTAATCGTTTATCTTCATAAAACGCGTCAACAATTGTTTTAGGCGTTCCAAGTTTTGTCAAAATAACCTCGACTGGTTCGCCTTGTTCTAGCTTAACCTGTATATGTTCTAACATATCTTCTTTTAGTTCTTCAAATTCATCCATGTCTTTCTCAAGAAAAAGGTTTTTCATCTCATCAAAAAAATTTTCAATCTTCTCCATTATCTTCCTCCTGACATAATGATTGTACACTTTCGACAAACAGGTTCCATTCAGAAAATAATTCTTCCAAATGTTGCCTTCCTTTGTCTGTTAGCGAATAATACTTTCTAGCTGGACCACTGCTAGACTCTTTCAAATAAGTCGAACAATATTCCTCTTTTACTAAGCGTCTTAAAATAGGATATAATGCTCCCTCTGTAATAGCTATATGCTCATTCATCTTTTGTGTTAATTCATACCCGTATCTATCTTTATTCTTTAGTAGGTATAACACACACAGTTCCAATACCCCTTTTTTAAATTGATTCGAAATTTTCATAATTCTTCTAAAAGCCTCCTACGGCAATCATTCATTGTTAATATTACACGAATTCTAACAAAAGATAAACACTATAATAAAAAAGGTTACTATAAAATAAGTTTGACCTTACTTTATAGTAACCTAACTAATTGAGAGAAAACTCATTATTTTATTTTAAAATCAACTTTTGATCCGTCAAAATATTTCACTTTAAAATCAAATTTCTTGAAGTTTTTATCTGCATTTAATTTGTTTAATACATGATTTTTAATATCGTTTTTAGACATAGTGCGAACATCTACACCATCAAAAATGTCAATCGCAATCGCTTCAGCTTGATCACCTTTTACTTTTGTTTTTGTTGCTTCGTTTTCAAACTCTGCTTTTACGCGACCATCTTTTTTAACGTCAACATCTAAATCAATGTCTTTGTTTTTTGCACGGTAGTCGATTTCAATTTCAATTTCTTTAATATTTTTATCTAATGTACCAGTTGCTGGTAAATCAACTTCAGGTTTTTCTGTTTCTGGTTTTTCTGTTTCTGGTTTTTCTGTTTCTGGTTTTTCTGTTTCTGGTTTTTCTGTTTCTGGTTTTTCTGTTTCTGGCACATCCACTGTTACCACTTCAGAACCAATATTTACACGTTCAAACCAACCAGTATTCATGTAAACAACTTTGAATTCAACGTTTGTATTATTCACCATGTCTTTTAAAATACCTTGAGCTTGACGTGAGCTTAATGAAACACGTTGTGCTATCTTCGCTGCTTGAGAATCATTGTATCCTAATGACTTCCATGCGTCTGCTTTCGATAAAGAATTGTATATTTTTTGAACATTAAACAATGATAAATTGACATTTGTTGCACTTTCTAAATCAGCTTTTGTAAATGTAATAACTGATTTTTTAGCTGTTTGAGAAACAACTGTTTTCGCATCTACACTTTGTGTATTGACAACTAACGCTGAACCTCCTAATGATAATGTTAATAATGATAATGTTGCTACCTTAGTAAATTTCTTTTTAAACATATCTTTTTCCTCCTAAATAGTTATGTATTATTCTTATAACACTACTATATTATGAATAGTACTATTTGTCAAATAGTCTTTTTAAAATAGTTAAACAATACAAAAAGCCGTTAAATAAACCTTTCAAGTTAATTTAGCGACTTTTTATAAAAATAATTTTAAATTTTTTAATCAATAATAATTAATTCTTTTGGGTATTCATTTAATATTTTGCATCCATCTTTGGTTACAACAACTAGATCTTCAATTCGCACCCCTACCTCACCTGGAATATAAATACCTGGTTCAATAGAGAAAATCATACCCTCTGATACTTTGTTTGTATTACTTGCTGATACATCTCCTGCTTCATGAACTTCAGTCCCAATAAAATGACCTGTTCGATGCGTAAAATATTCACCGTAGCCTTTAGATTCAATATAATCTCTTGCTGCCGCATCGATATCGCATAGACGTGCCCCTGGTTTTACAGTTGCAATAGCACGTTTATTGGCTTCTAGTACTGTCTCATAAACATCGCGACTTTTTTCAGATACTTCTTTATAAAAAACTGTACGTGTCATATCAGAGCAGTACCCATTTTTTATGCCACCAATATCTAAAATAATACTATCACCCGCTTTAACAACAGAATCATCGTTCATATGATGTGGATCTGCACCATTTGCTCCGTATGCTACGATTGGTTCAAAAGAAAAGCCGTCATTTCCTAAATCGTGATAAATTTTCTCTAAACGTTTTGTCATTTCTAATTCTGTTAACTCTTCTGGTATTAATCCAATTAATTGATGTACAGCTAAATCATTATCATGAGAAGCTTCTAACATTTTTTCTATCTCATCTTCTGTTTTAATTGCTCTGACTTTATCAATGACATTAGAGCTTAAGGTATACTGACTGATTGATACATCTATTTCTTTCATAATATCTAAAAGAAAATGAGCAGCCCAATTTTTTTCGACCGCAATTGGTTGTGATTTATCTAATTCTTTAGCTAACTTTAATACGCCCATTCCTTCGTCTGTATCATCAACTGCAATAATCGGCATGCCTATATCAGATTCTGAAACAGGAAAAAGCCTATTAATAACTGCCACATGATGACCATTTTCTCTTATAATTAATGCAACTAATCTCTCACCTGGATCGATTGATTGACCAGTTAAATATGAAATAGAGGCTTGATCTGATACCACTAATTGGGGTAAATGTTGTTGTGCCATCTCTTTTAGCACACGATTCATTCGTTCATTATTCATTGCACTTCGACTCCTTTTTCTTGAATAAAAAAACGGTAGAAAACTCTACCGTTCTACTTAGTTCATTGTACTTCATAACGGCATTCACCGTCTAGGTATGTTGCTTCTAAATTCATTGATTTATCTAATACGATAAAATCAGCAGCTCTACCAGGTTTTATCATACCGCAAACATCATCCATTTTACAGCTAACTGCTGGCACATAAGTTGCCATCATTATCGCTTCTGATGGTGTTGCAATTCCCCAATCAACCACATTTTTGATAGCTTCTTTTAATTTTAAAATGCTTCCTGCTAAGTTTCCTTCTCTCATTCTAGCTGTTCCATCTTTAACCGTCACATTAAACTCACCTAACATGTATTCCCCATCCGGCATACCACCTGCCATCATGCAGTCAGTAATTAATGCCACATGATCTCTACCAGTCGAATCCATTAGTATTTCAGCAGCAGTTGGATGAACATGATGTCCATCGCAAATTAATTCTGAAAAAACATGTTCTAAACTAAGTGCCGCTCCAACCATACCTGGTTCACGATGGTTTAAACCACGCATACCATTATATGTATGAACAAATACGCTAGCACCTGATTCTACTACTTCTTTTGCTTGAGATAAGGTTGCATTACTATGCCCTAATGCCACAACAACACCACTATCTGTTACTTGTTGGACAAATTCTTTCACACCTTCACGTTCAGGAGCGAGAGCTATTTTTTTGATAATGCCACCTGAAGCTTCTTGCCATTCATTAAATACCTCAATGCTTGGATCTGAAAAATAACCAGGATTTTGAGCGCCTTTATGTTCCTCAGTAAAGAAAGGGCCTTCAAAATAAATACCTTGAATTTTTGCCCCTTTAACGTCATCTTTTACTTCTCCGATTGTTTTGGCAACGTTTTTTAATCGTTCATGATCTGAAGTTAACGTTGTCGGTAAAAATGATGTGACTCCACATGATAATAAGGCTTCTGACATCACTTTAATTCCTTCAGCATCATTATCCATGACATCATGATTTTTATACCCATGAATATGCGTATCAACTAATCCTGGTGCCACCCATTTACCTGATAGGTCTACTAACTCTGCATCTATATCAGGATTTTCAGATGATATTTCGCCAAAAACACCGTCTTTAATACTTAAAAAACCAGGTCCTGTTTCGCCACTTGCTAAAAAAAATTTATCAGCGTAAATCACTTTTTTCATTGCCAACACTTCTTTCTTTTATTAATACTTTAAAATTATCACTCTTTACATCATTAGTCAATAAATGGTCTAGATATTTCATAAAAACTACTTTTATTAGTGTACTGTATATTTATATATGATTGATAGTGATAAAATAAAAAGGTTTTTATTCCACATTTTGCGTTTTTAATGTTATAATACAGAAATAATTATTACAATGTTTTTTATTTTTGGATGATATAGGAGAGATTAGTATGGATACTCAAGAAAAAGTGTTCTTTAAATGGCAAGGAAGTAACTATGAAGGTGTCATTGAAAAAGAATACGACAATTCAGTTTTAATCGATGTAAATAATCCAGATGAAGAATTAAAAGAAAAATATTTAGGTAGAATTGTTATTAGTAAAAAAGATATTAAACAAAAATAAAAGTAGCAAGCCAGATTGGCTTGCTACTTTTATTTTTGTTTATAAGTTGATAAGAAAGTGTCTAAACTTTTTGTCGCTTTTTTTAATTCTTCCATCTCTGGTAAGTATACGATTCTAAAATGGTCTGGAGTAGACATATTAAATCCTTTTCCATGGACTAATAAAATTTGATGCTCATGTAAAAAGTCTAAAACAAATTTTTCATCATCTCTTATATTA from Vagococcus martis includes these protein-coding regions:
- a CDS encoding ABC transporter ATP-binding protein translates to MSYVELKNVYKRYKMGDNVIVANNDINISVEKGEFVVILGPSGAGKSTVLNILGGMDSCDEGHVIIDGTNIAAFTSKELTKYRRLDVGFVFQFYNLVPNLTAKENVELASQVSPKALNVDSVLDMVQLGHRKNNFPAQLSGGEQQRVAIARALAKNPKLLLCDEPTGALDFETGKHVLAILEETCRKYGTTVIVITHNSEISKMADRVIRINDAQVRSVEKNEHPVKASELEW
- a CDS encoding DNA/RNA non-specific endonuclease — translated: MSTKNKQKKSSPIQYIIGLAVCIILVIAGVKSPDALLDFLPFDNKESSPKTSETIKKDNPGPIEHGKSRFTANELRDSSKGWIEYGKLDKLGRPTTANALIKPNMINTGTSANQSIRPPGFISGLEPHNHSRGHLIGRQLGGTGDKLENLVTLYQNPVNTPFMTKYENMVRKAADEGETIRYRVKPVYNGNEDMPVAIDIEGKGLSKQSTIDFYVTIENKQ
- a CDS encoding DUF4097 family beta strand repeat-containing protein; the protein is MEKIENFFDEMKNLFLEKDMDEFEELKEDMLEHIQVKLEQGEPVEVILTKLGTPKTIVDAFYEDKRLNKAMQYETDIIGIEEVQAVALQGKKDKLYKQVSRLKRVGFVALKVIFVLLIVFSFVCFIWNLIKYDHFSILIALIFGNSLFGLGLLRDINHKSTKRMSFFTLIFVIISFFIIYSIHYKLFFYKGEVVDESIQLNQNSLESLTLTGDFPINLTIEQTSSTYPSIKLKGRMTKDSKEDLKELIDNKEMMIDLGQKTPMSLFTAMGELDVSLSIPKSTEKNLVLDFEDADIQARDIFARHFDIAVKTGDIVLEDIDSQHLRVVSEKADLLVNNFDTPIEVNNEKGKSIIKNGVGNMTVKTQTGFTNLLNINGDKANVVNNSGKLIMTDTSLDEVDITSDNNTLVVENQIGHTRLNIKNGKIILRENEGTLDVVNGQGPVIITQHMPIKGSIKSESGLVKWVQYADEDNKAPGFLVKSGNKNVRNDFKNSADIDKGKPFEIETDTGEIDIIKK
- a CDS encoding PadR family transcriptional regulator; the encoded protein is MKISNQFKKGVLELCVLYLLKNKDRYGYELTQKMNEHIAITEGALYPILRRLVKEEYCSTYLKESSSGPARKYYSLTDKGRQHLEELFSEWNLFVESVQSLCQEEDNGED
- a CDS encoding YusW family protein, giving the protein MFKKKFTKVATLSLLTLSLGGSALVVNTQSVDAKTVVSQTAKKSVITFTKADLESATNVNLSLFNVQKIYNSLSKADAWKSLGYNDSQAAKIAQRVSLSSRQAQGILKDMVNNTNVEFKVVYMNTGWFERVNIGSEVVTVDVPETEKPETEKPETEKPETEKPETEKPETEKPEVDLPATGTLDKNIKEIEIEIDYRAKNKDIDLDVDVKKDGRVKAEFENEATKTKVKGDQAEAIAIDIFDGVDVRTMSKNDIKNHVLNKLNADKNFKKFDFKVKYFDGSKVDFKIK
- a CDS encoding M24 family metallopeptidase produces the protein MNNERMNRVLKEMAQQHLPQLVVSDQASISYLTGQSIDPGERLVALIIRENGHHVAVINRLFPVSESDIGMPIIAVDDTDEGMGVLKLAKELDKSQPIAVEKNWAAHFLLDIMKEIDVSISQYTLSSNVIDKVRAIKTEDEIEKMLEASHDNDLAVHQLIGLIPEELTELEMTKRLEKIYHDLGNDGFSFEPIVAYGANGADPHHMNDDSVVKAGDSIILDIGGIKNGYCSDMTRTVFYKEVSEKSRDVYETVLEANKRAIATVKPGARLCDIDAAARDYIESKGYGEYFTHRTGHFIGTEVHEAGDVSASNTNKVSEGMIFSIEPGIYIPGEVGVRIEDLVVVTKDGCKILNEYPKELIIID
- the nagA gene encoding N-acetylglucosamine-6-phosphate deacetylase — encoded protein: MKKVIYADKFFLASGETGPGFLSIKDGVFGEISSENPDIDAELVDLSGKWVAPGLVDTHIHGYKNHDVMDNDAEGIKVMSEALLSCGVTSFLPTTLTSDHERLKNVAKTIGEVKDDVKGAKIQGIYFEGPFFTEEHKGAQNPGYFSDPSIEVFNEWQEASGGIIKKIALAPEREGVKEFVQQVTDSGVVVALGHSNATLSQAKEVVESGASVFVHTYNGMRGLNHREPGMVGAALSLEHVFSELICDGHHVHPTAAEILMDSTGRDHVALITDCMMAGGMPDGEYMLGEFNVTVKDGTARMREGNLAGSILKLKEAIKNVVDWGIATPSEAIMMATYVPAVSCKMDDVCGMIKPGRAADFIVLDKSMNLEATYLDGECRYEVQ
- a CDS encoding DUF2187 domain-containing protein, producing MDTQEKVFFKWQGSNYEGVIEKEYDNSVLIDVNNPDEELKEKYLGRIVISKKDIKQK